Genomic segment of Lagopus muta isolate bLagMut1 chromosome 3, bLagMut1 primary, whole genome shotgun sequence:
GTCATCATCAAGACGTTTCAGCTCCATCTGACGCTGATCTTGCTGGTATTTCAGAAAACGCCTTCTTGAAGCATCTAGAAATTGTAGCTCCTTTACTTTCAGTTCTCTTCTCACAGCAGCCAGTCttcaaagccaaaaaaaatcaaaagcgAGGGAATTTGTATGTATGAAAGGTCAGTAAAAAGGGACACAAGCTCACACCACAGTTACTCACCAGTTTCTGTGAGCCAATCCCTAATGCACAAAGCGCAGGGCAGTCACTTTCATTCTTGTAAACTACCCGGTTTTCATTTACAAGCCAAAATTAAATTCAGAGGCACACAGGCATCCTCTAATGGCAATCTCTCCCAGTTATGCTTTGAAGCCCCGTGTTCTGTTCCTGATGTACTTTAATAAGCACTAGTTTACTATTATAATGATCCAGACCTGGAAACTGTTCCTTAGAATAATTGTCAGCACCCTGGTACCTCTTTCAGCACAAAATTAGCCCTGAATTTATTTGCAAAACATCAAACCCTTTCAAGGAACAAAACCACAAACTCAAGAATTAGTTTGCAAAGAAAATCCCACTGCTCATTTCTTAGAATAAGAACCTAATTTGTAGGTTGCAGAAGCTTAAGGGAAGTATTACTTTTAGTTGATCTAATAAACTGTTAGAATTCTCTTAAGCCTTCACAACTGCAAAATGTCTGAGCCACCAGATTAACTTTGGTACTCCTACAACTCTTTGCTCAGCAACTTATACATAAAGCAGCCTTTTTTCTAACTCCACTAGAAACATAAGAATCTGTACAGTATATCAATACTCTCAATACTGTAACTTACTCTTGTATTTGTAGAGTAAGTCTGTCCACAGTGCAAGTATGACAATTAGCTGTCCAAAAGCATTCACAATCCGAAGTGACTAGGCACAAGGCTCAGAGCTGAGACAAAAACACCAAGTGTCTTGGCCTCTGATACATTCTATTCCCTTGGGCAAGGCAGCAATGCAACCCAGATCACTTCATTCTCACCCCAAAATCTGACCTACCAGATCACACTGCTCTCCCGCACTACAATTTATAGAAATTAGTGGCCATTAATCCTTTACTCATGGTTAAAAATGTAACAGCAGGATACTGCAGCCAGGTCCCTAACGTTTGCTATGCTGTAATACCTCCGCCTCCGTTCTgccagcttttcttcttcttccagtaCCATTTTTCGCCTTTGTTCTTCAGCTTCTCGGAGCAATTCCTGCTTTCGGTAGAAGGCTTCATCTTCTGCTTTCCGTTCCTGTGCTTTAGCTTCTAATTCATGCATTAATTGCCTAAATGGAATGAGATGAGAGGTGCGTTCGTATATCAAGAAGTCACCTCATTACTTTGAAATTTATATCTGTACTAGCAAATTAGTACTGAAGTGTGATGCCATGAGAGAATGGCAGCCCTCTTTATGCACTGATAAAATACATGGGAGTTACAGAGCTGACTTTCACAAACAGCAGGCCTTTTCAAATAAGTGCAAGCATTTTCTTCCTCACATTCTTAACAAAAAACCGGTTTCTACAGGTGTCTTGTAATCATGGTTCTCACTCATTTCAATGGTGAGCAAGGAACACCTGGTCCTACACAGAGTTGGATGCGACAAGGTTAAGGttaagggagatttaggttctGACTTCTAAACTTTCAACTTTGAAGGCTTTCAGCCcagtattttctgtgaatttataaatacatttggTTTAAGATAAGACTGCCTATTTAACTTAAGACCACGTCAAACCCAATTGCTATTTACAGGTTCTTTAAAGTCATCTTCcccacatttttttaaattactgccTCTGTTCTCAAACATGCACATTGTAACAGAAAGACTGAACTGTGTCCATTAGTCCCTCCCAGTCTGACCCTGTCTTCAGCTTTCCCATCAATACCTCTCTCTTAAGTATTCAATTTCATCCTGTCTGATCCTCTCCCGTTCCTGAGTTTGATAATCCACTACAAACTTGGGGTATTTATTAAATACAGGGTACTGTCCTTTCGTAAGTGGCATGAAGTCATCAAGCACACGTTGCGGATGGATATCTGGTGGTGTAGCCTCCATAAGATGATAAGCTCGTTTAATCACAGTGTTAATGTCCAGGTTGTTGCGGTGatgaaagaaatactgtaaGAGACAGGCTGCCATTTACATTCTACAAAAGATTAAGCAAGTTTTTAATACGCCTATGTAGGAATAATTAAGTAGATTAGCAAATTCTACATTccagaagttaaaaaataagaCAAGGGATTCTTTAGTTAGCCCTATCAGTTATTAAAATGTCATGAGCTCAAGTGACTTGAGCCAAACTTCATCCAAGTTCTGAAAGTGTCCTTgggttctttttcttctgttccaacAACAGTTGTGTAACACATCTGGGAACCTGGGTGTGACGTGAGAGTGTCACACTGCCCACACAGAGGTTCATTCTGCTGGGTAAACCTCACTCAACATTTAGTGTTTACACATGAAACATGGAAGTTCCTCTTCCAACAGGATTATTCTTCCTGTCAAAGTCTTCACCAGGAAAAATTTCCAATTAGCTTTGGAAAGATCTGATGCCTGTCAAAATGCTCACAAGCGCATTTCCAAGGTGAAACCATTTGTCTGCAGAGATGTTTTCACATGAACaatcctcctccttccttctaAGGCTAAACATGAGAAAATTTTAATTTAGCTTCAGAGAATGTCAAATAATACTGCCTAATTTTGcagtctgaaagcaaaataatgaagCATAACGGaatcactgccttttttttcacATGCACAAGTCAATATTAGAACCTCAGACAAAAGGCAGAATTATTGTGGCTGATGAACCACAGACACTAGGCAATTTTTAGTGGCATTAGAAAGCTTATGAAAGCTGTTAGAGATTTTACTGCATGCAACTGCAAGAAATTaactgggaataggtgaacggttggactggatgatcttttaggtcttttccaaccttgatgattctatgattctatgattctaaattgctgaactttttattcatttattgtaCATTTGTCAGGTGTTAGATGACTGTTCAGTAATgtaataatatattaatatgGCACTGAAACACCTTCAAAACTCGACAGCAGCAGATACGGTGTTTTACACTTTTCTGTAGCCACACTTCCAGCTgatcagcttaaaaaaaaatcagatgtttaCCTCAAAATCCTGACTTTGATTACAGAGAAGCAAAGGAGCTCTGGAACAAATAATATAGGCAACGACAATCATTAGGAAGTATGAGGGATGGTTGGAGAAGATATTATCGAAGACTTTGAGCCATTCTTCTCTTGTTAGAACCTCAGAGAACAGGGTTTCTAGAAGAGGCCAGGCATAAACCTGCATCATTTGGGAAATGTGACAAAATAATCCATTAGCAGAactcacaggaaaaaatatgaaatattccTGCCTTATACCAAAAATCTATTTAGTtatgaaagaaactgaaaccaCACTAAAATATAAGCTTTATTACCCACTATAAGCATTCAAAATAATATGAGACAAAcataattttcttatttcactgGATGTTTAAATACTCTGTTCAGCTTCGTGAAGCTAAAATCATCCTTAATGCTAAATATGAATAATTATGGCTAAAACTAATTTACAAAATTCACAACACCTATGtccaattaaaagaaataaaagtaaacatGCATTTATAATTTGCCCAGTAGATTTTCAAGCAGTGTGCacctgaaagggaaggaaatttAAGAACTAGTAGCACATATATGAGATTTATGaccatgcaaaaagaaaagcttcaggaaaacaaTGATATGTTCTTCACACTTTTGTATCATTCATTATTATTTACTGAAAAGTCTCGTAACAGATTTATGTCAAAACAAATCACTAGTGCACTACTGTTCCCAGTACTGACACTTCATATAGGACATTACCTGTGAAGTCacactgtattttattaaatgctGAAGGAGTTCTTTGTCATGATgtgctaaaatattttccaccATACTAAGGATATTAACCGGAGGATTGGGAAAATATTCAAACCAGTGCTGACAAAAAttaactaaaaagaaaaacaaaacacagaccaCTGTAATCCAGAGTGATACTCTTGGCAACCTTAAGGCTTCATTGAAAGACTGCAAACGTAAGAGGAAATTTTAAGCAGCAAAGCCTATTTAGATactcctctctctcttctttccaacCATTTATACTGAAATCACTCCCACAGCTCACTGCTCCTCCAACTGCACTGGCATGAGTGTTTGGTCAGTGCACTGCGAACCAGATTGGGGAACTAACCTGGCTCAAAGGTACAATATAAAAAAGTTGGTGTGCTGTGGGACTAAGTGGTTGGAGGCAGGTGGGAATACTTCAACCAGTATTTCTGTCTCACAAAACGGCAGCCTGGATCGAGTAATTGTGAACACAGTAAGGAAAATTTCTGTGAACTTGGCTACTTATTCACTAACAGCATGTGTTTGCAAAGTGGATGTGTATGCTTGGCAGCACATATCTTCTGCAGACTTAGCAACAGCTGCAACAAATAATTTGAGGGTAGTGCACTTTAATTTAGTGTGTTTCTTCAGCAAACAGCCGTAGCGAGCTTTCAGCCAAATGTCTAATTTTGAGTTACCATGTGTTTAAGACAGCTAAACACAGTAAAATTTTATGAGAGATCATTCCTTTTTGTCTGGAGTGGAGGTGGGTTTAAGTACTTTTCCCATGCCTGAGATACAGATTTTAGCTATTCAGTATGATACCATTATGCATGTTCTTACTGAGACTTTGCAAATAGTACAAACTGCTAGCTTTTGCTATAAACACTGTAGAACGAAATCTAGTAtcttgttttgatttaaaaacaaattttggaCTCCAGCATACAGTTGCTACATATTAATTCCTGGCAATACCTTTAAAAGTGAGTCTGGTGAGTACTTAGGAAACCACCTCATTCATTTCATCTGGAAAAGCTTTTTTGTACAGGAAAGCTTAAACACGTTGCTGCATATTTGACTTCTGAAAATCATTGCTTACCTACCACTGTAGCAACAACTTCAAAGCAGATCAGCTGGTTGTTCTGGAATAATTTTACAAATGGGAATGCTAGCAAAGGAATATAAGGTGTCTCACCAAAGATAGCAGACCAGTGAGCTAGAGCTGATAAGGTCCTATGCACAAAGGCAAGCAAAGATGTAGAAAACATGGTTACAAAATTGAACAAAAGTATCatgtgcattttaaaactaTCGTTTAGAAAGACTGTAAACTTCAAAATAGATGTAGGCTTATACCAGttataaaaacacaaaagcattaGGACACTACTACTGCATTTTAGCTGATTCTAGCTATGCGATACATTTTATATCACTTATGAATATatggcagcctggtctgggtGTTGGAaaccctgcacaaagcaggggggttgaaactagatgatcattatggtcttcttcaatccaggccattctatgattctgtgattctatgaaaatacgAATCtacaatatttaaataaacataaattCACATTTTACCTCTGTAAAACTCTCAGCAGTTTCCTGCTTTTGATGGGATACTCATTCTGAATATTCACAAACGCGCTGTGGGTGCCCTTATCTATCAGGCTACTGAACGCTAAGTGGTTTTCAGGAAGTTGTAACAAGGAACGCCAAACAAACATCCTGTAATTAAAATGCAGACTTAGTCAAGCAACTTCTCTTTCACAGGCCATTAGACACAAGCAAACTGATTTTGTGCAAGCATGAACATGCATACAAACATACCTGTATTTTGCTGGATACTCGCCATATCCTTTCAGTAAGGCCTGTAAGCGTTTCTTGTTTAATCCACCTGGCAGTTCATTCTACAAAACAGGAAATCAGCAGTAAATGTGAGGATTTCTCATTCATTAGCTCTTTCCTTGCACTCTATTCAATGGCAGTAGCTAAATATTGAAATTCCTAGCACaccttaaaaatatatagtGTGTACAGCTATATTATCCTAAGTCTTTCAACGACAGAGATCACTCATCTGCTTAAGTCAAGAACAGCTGCCACTGATTTCAAATCAGACCCTGCCTGACTATAAACTATATATAGTTAAATGATTGATACAGTCAAACATAAGGCATATGTCAATGAAATAACAGATTACGTTGTGATGAGTattacaggagaaaaagaaagtatgtgtgtatacatattctcatatatgcatatatatacacatgagACTCGAGACAGAGACATGAAGAGAAGGCAGCACAAGAAGGGAAGGACACATACCACTAATACATCTTCTAAAtgatcaagaaaaacaaagtagctGCTAGGCAGATATTTTAGAAGCGCAGTTTGCTAGCGGGGAAGCAGATTGGATTTAGCAAATATCCAAATGTGGCACAAGTTGAACAACTTCAGAGGTGCCCAAACCTGACTGGAGCAATGGTTGCTGTGGTTGCATCACATAATACAGGAGTTATGGACACAACGGAAAGAAGAAGCGGCGTTAAATCTCCTTTAACTCTGCTCAAACATCCAAGTGAATCAGTGCCTGAACTTAttcttcaaactttttttttttctttttcccaaggAGCCTTAAATGCAGACTGGAGAACAAAGTATTTGCAACTTCTTCCCACCTCTTTATTTTCAAGTGGTGTATTTGTTTGCACTTTCAGCAATCTGGTTTGAATTTTGCTTCCTTTGGATTTCCAAGGCTGCTCTGACCTTCCTGAAGTCACTCTCGTTGTCAGCTTGTTTGCTTCTGACTTGCACTTGGGCCAATCTTCTACTACTTTGAACAGTGGAGGTGGAGGCTAATATTAAGTGAAAATGACTCAGTTAACATCTTGTAAGACAGAATAAATAACGCTATAATTTGATGTCTATTTTATATGCAATATCCTTGAGCTTGAAGGCCATAGTACAAAGAACAGAGACATAGttataacagaaacaaatacatgTGATCTGTATACTCCTAAATACACGACAGTGAATTAAACTACTGTAATAAATAGAGAGACTGTGAGAATGTATACACAGCTTCCAAACATCCACTCAGACATCATGTTATTTCCTTGTTTagcaaacactgaaatacaacTGAGACAGTATAAATGCATATCGTGTAGTGTTTGGGTTCTTTATTTCAGTATGTTTATCAACATTACTGAAAGACTTTGCATTTCCATAGAACCtattaaaaagaacacaaaagacTTTTACAAACCTTAATTAATCTTCAGTGTTAGGTAGGTATTAATTCAATTTTAGAGACTGGGAAAACAAGGAACAAAGTGGATATCCCAGTTCATGTCAACCTGGCAGCAAAAGTGCAAATGGATTGCATATGTGACATCTTTACACATCCTTCCTCAGCTCCAACTCCTTCATTATCCAAAGTTGGTTACTGTTTACTTCAGTGACACAGTGATTAAAGATACGTGGAATTCTGGATTTAGAAACCTGACTCCCATTAATAAATTactttaataaaataagaactGGTATTTAGAACGTTTATTATTTAGGGAGGACTGGGAGTATGATTGTGCCATAATGATGGATGCTGGGATCGAGTAACACAGCAAGAACCATCCATGCCTGCAGTTTAAGAGAGCATTACTTGCAAAACATTTCTTGGTAGGAAATGGAACACAAGCAGCACACTGTTGTGCTGTTTCCATCTCTCCCAAAATGTCATTACAAAGTAAAATCAGTCCCCATTAATTGCTGCAGAAAGAAGTaacatcttcccttcctcccaaaaccaaaaccagagtgatacactttaaaaatactgcattaccTGGCAGGCTGGAATAGAAATGAAGGTAACTCAGCAAaccactttttctgtttttgtagggTTAAGTATGGCACTCCAACACTTCTAAGCCAATGACATGTCAGCAAACTACTGCTGATACAAAAGTTATGTGGACAGGTGTCATCCTTAATGGGATCTACTGCAATTATAAGAAATATAAAACACTGTACCTTATTCACCTCCTGAGTCAAAGCTTGGACACTGTATAAATTAAGGCTACCATTTTCCATTACTGATGCAATATACCGTCCATTGGGGCTAATTGCTGCTGTACTAATTCCTTCTTCATGACTCCCAATGACAAAAAGAAGTTTGTATGTTTCTATACTGATAAATCTCATAATATTATCTTGACTTAACACTCCAAGGACCTATAAGTCAAAAGGATTAATCAATAATGCTGTCAATGTCAAAAGAGAAATACCAAATTAAGAAATGCCATTCCATTAAGCTAGAGGAGCAACAGAACAAATATTTAGCACAGCATCTTTCCTTTGGGATGGCAGGGGCCCACCTCCCCACTGTCTTCAAAAAGCCCCTAAAATACACGTGTTGAATCAAGTAATCAAACATCCATTCTCAAGTTTGTAAGTAACTGACCTGATTGGAGCCCCCATCAAAACTGTCAGGGAGGAATTCCAGGTGACGGACAGCTCGTACTTCTGTAGGCATCTGGATTATTCTTACCAACTGCTTTGATTCTAAACACCATAAGTGAAGATGATTCGATTTTCCACCAGCTACAAAAATCCGGCCATCTCTGGGTCACAGATGAAGCAAAGTTTCCATCAGAATATTACAGTTTAAGCTACAAAGAAAGAGATCATACATTTCCTGCTGTGCCCTCATATCACCTTGGAATCTGACATTATTCCTGTCATACTCTCCTGAAAGTACAAACCAGCTTCTAAataataacatttctttttcatagctTAAACCTTATTTTACTGGTCATTAAATCAACTTTATTTCAACTGCTATGGGATTGTAATAAAAACTGCTAAGGAGCCTTGCTGCAAGTATCAGTCACAGCAGATTTCAAATGTTTATCACTGCATACAGCTCAATACttccataaaatatttcataaaagaaaagcaaacctgTTTTAAAATTGCAGGTTTTGTAGTCTGCCTTTAGAATGTTTAAAATAGCAACTTACCTGGTAACTGCAAAGACCTTATAATGTAATGCAGAACCTTCTACTGCAGTTGGCAACTGATATTTACAGTGAAGAGTATCAAATTCCCAGGCAAAAACAGAATTATCTTTGAAACAGCTGAGGATGGTGTTactcagtggaagaaaaaaaacctgaaagaatatgaaaaaaataaaaaatggaataatGTCACCAAGGATGCACTCTTTAAACTGGATTAAAGTGAatggcagaacaaaacaaaacaagaagccATGACAGTATAACTATTGCTGTAACTTTGTAAggaagttacaatgcaaggcTTCAATCCTGGTGGTGCATGGAGTCATGGAGATAAATGGAagtaaatccagctggtgactggtcgtgagtggtgttccccagaaGTCAGTACTGGGGCCAGTCCTGTTCAATATCACCTGGATGAGGGGACTGAGAACACCCTCAGTgagtctgcagatgacaccaagctgggagaaAGCTGATCTGCTTgaggaaggccctacagagagatctggacagactggaaCAATGAGCTGAGGCCAATTGTATGAgcttcaacaagaccaagtgctggatcCTGCACTGTGGTCACAACAActgcaatgctacaggcttgggacaGAGTGGCTGGAGAGCTGCATGGCAGAAAAGGCTCTTGGGATGTAAGCTGACAActggctgaacgtgagccagcagtgtgcccaggtggccaagaaggccaacagcatcctggcttctATCAGTGTACTCAGCACTGGTTAGGCTACACCTTgaatgctgtgtccagttttgggccgTTCACTACAGGCAATTTATCTCACTGAAATGACACAGAAGTTTATCTGGGtaattttcaaaactgttcCTCCCTCTTCTGGAGAGTTCTAATGATTGTCAGAGGAGGCATAATAGCAATGCTGGGAAAATGCACCCAGCTGCAAGAAGGCATGGGAGCCAGGAGCCAGAACTGCTCACTGAGCACAGGTGGGTTTTGAACAGCTTGCTGCATCTTCTACAAACTCACCTCTGCTTTCAACAACCTGCAAATGCACTCTGTGAAGCACTTATCCTTAGGTTTAATCTCCTCAGTTTTGCACAGATCTACTAAATGTAAGAAATGCTGTACAAAGTTTAGCAGTCTGTTCTGCAActatgaaatgcagtttgtcataaaagaaaatgaaaccaaactTGAACTTTTTTGTTCAATTATTCCAAATATTTACCATTTATATGCAAttcctttttaataaagaaaaataaaaacaaatttttttaaatgtatgggTGTTATTGGATACATTTTTGCTTAATGATACATCTCTGGTCTAGATCAGAGGTTCTACTTAGGTAGCAGCACAGGTAGCTTCACACAGTGCCCTATAAGTATAATTTTGAAGGTTAAactcaaaatgttttctgctacTTGAGCACTGAGGCACTGACTACCCGAAGGACTCAGTGGCTGAGATCTGCAGTCAGTACCAAAGTTCAGAGTTTTGGTCTGAATGGTTTCTTTGGACCTTGAAATTTGGATGCGTGGGATGGGATTCATCATGCTGTGTGTTAGTGACCTAAAGTTAGATGTCCAGCCCAAATTAGTCACCTGACAGTGAACAAAAGTTGCCCGTAGGACAACCTCACCTCACCTCCACGTTCATGTTTAAACAGACTGAGCTGCACGTCCTACCTTAGGGACTTTGAGGAAGCCTAGACAAAAATCTGAAGACAGACTGATGCCTATCGTGCAGATGGATAAACTTAAGCAACATGATTTCCACCTTTTCTTACTTCCAATTATAAAAGTCTGTGGATCCTTCCAACAGCAAATGTAGCCCAAGAAAAGCTTCAACTTTCGATTTAAGTTCAGGCATACTGGACCAGttcctcattttctgctttgtcctAGAAAAATACCACAAGCTGGTCACAAGCAGCTGTTGAATAAGCAgcaatgctttgaaaattgtCATTACAGGCGTCTTTTCTTTAGCTCTTCTttattatttgtctttttttttcaactgctgTTCTTAACAGTATGCAACTCAGCCCCTGTCATATTAAATAAGCTTTGTCTCATACCAAATGAACTGAGGGTGTGCTCTGGAGTGCAAACTGGGCTTAAATTAAGAGGCACCACAAAGTACACTGCAGATCAGCGTGAAAGAAACACAAGGACTCAAACAGCAAGTAGGAATCCAACTTTGGACAGTATGTGTCATGGTTGTACCTAATGATAAATCTGATCCTTAGTCAAGTGCTTATCTGAATATTTTGAATCGTGGCATGGGAGCAAACATCATTATCTCTGTTCTAAAcattgcaaaacaaaatcagataAAATGGATTATTGGCGTTGTCATGTTAGAAATGGTAGAGCCAAACCAAAATTGTATGCTCTTAATTCCCAAATTCTTGATTTATTCCCGCAGTgacagtctgatagtgatgcTCGGACTTAAAAGTTTCTTTCCATACTGTAACATCCTGATCCTACCAAATTCTGCAAGTCGTTTATCAACAAGAAGTCTCTACACTTAGCTTCAAGAAAGATACCgagcagcagaaaaatcatagaatagaatggtttgggttggaagggacctttaacaCCATCAAttttcaacccccttgccatgggcagggacacctcccactacatcaggttgctcaaagtcccattCAATCTGTTCCGGGGCCTCACCAAcctcatagtgaagaatttctttatatCTAAACTAACTCtgtcctctttcagtttaaaaccactacCTCTCATGCCATCACTACAGAAGtctctttccatctttcttatAAGCATCCTTATtagtattgaaaggctgcaataaCAGAAGTCATATCAACTACAGAAACATCTTCTTTGAATGGAAGACatgataattattttattgATAAGTTTTTCAACTCTTTGcaagggttgataacagcaggacaaggggaaatagtttcaagttgcaggagggaagatttaggttggatgccagggggaagttctttacagagagagtggtgaggtgctgcaacaggctgcccagagaggttgtggatgccccgtccctggaggtgttcaaggccaggttggatggggccctgggcagcctggtctagtattgaatgtggaggttggtggccctgcatgtggcaggggggttggagattcatgatccttgaggtcccttccaacccaggccattccatgattctatgattctgtgatcctatgattctatactaCAGAAGAATTTTAATAAAGCACCAAAAAAATGTATACATAATTTCCCACAGTAATTGCTAGGTGACATTGCAGGTTAACAAAACTTCTGCCTGACTAAGAACACAATGAAAGTACTCAAAAGAATATCCTTGTCCTCTGCAAAATCAGCGTAGTTTTTTAGTGACCAACTTGATGAGAAAGTTGGTTTGAAGTGGTATTTGTAAGACTATGTTGTAGAGCAGCACGTGTGTAGGCAATGATCTGGTATTGCAGTGGCACTTACTGTAGTATTTATGCTTACGTTTGACATTTGGTGGTGCCAGCACACCTATTTAAAGCAGCGTAATGCTACAGTAGACATATTAATATCGCACCCTGATACAAAGGGACTCTTTCTTGTTCCCTAGCTCTTCCAGTATAAATGTCTGTGCAGCAAACCGAAACAAAGAAACCAATAGActaaaatgcagcattttcttttttgctgcatTACTTTTAGCTTTATTTGCACCCACATTCCTTGCTGTGTGCATAGGAAGAAGAGAAACTCTGGAATAAGGAGCTGGATGGGCTAAGTGGTGACTGTTCAAGTTAGAATTATCACCTCAAACCTGTTTTTTGAACAACACTCTTAGAATCACAAATTAATTCAGGTTAGTCTGAGTTGATGGAGGTTACATCCAACCTAATATGCAGTATCTCTAAAAATGAAGATTCCTTAAATGCTTTCAGCAGATTTTTGTAACTACTGCCTGTGTGGAGGTCTGACTGATATGacaggagaatcacagaatcacagaattgtaggggttggaagggacctccagagatcatcgagtccaacccccaaccCCCAAGAAGAGTTAAGGGAATTAGccaaaagaacacagaaaagattttagctgcatttttcaaaatatcataGATCAcaaaatatcctgagttggaggggacccataaggatcattgagtccaactcctggctccacacaggaccatccAAAATACAAACCCTGTGGCAGCCCTGGGAAGGCTGTTCCATGCTTGACCACTCCCTGGTGGAGACCCtgtccctaacccccagctgcccttctgctgacacagctccatgccattccctccagtcctgctgtcacagagcagagctcagcactgcccctccaCCCCTCCCatgagaagctgcagctgccatgatgcctctcctcagctcctctgctctgggctgaacaaactcggtgacttcagctgctcctcatataTCTTCCCACTGTCTTCAAGCGCTGTGATTTTAATGTGTGGTGTTACTCCTCCTGAGGTATGTTTTTTTACCCTTTAGCAATTGCTCTTTACTCACCTGCTGTATACCCACAGACTGACGAACATTaag
This window contains:
- the TBC1D31 gene encoding TBC1 domain family member 31 isoform X5 → MPTEVRAVRHLEFLPDSFDGGSNQVLGVLSQDNIMRFISIETYKLLFVIGSHEEGISTAAISPNGRYIASVMENGSLNLYSVQALTQEVNKPPPPLFKVVEDWPKCKSEANKLTTRVTSGRSEQPWKSKGSKIQTRLLKVQTNTPLENKENELPGGLNKKRLQALLKGYGEYPAKYRMFVWRSLLQLPENHLAFSSLIDKGTHSAFVNIQNEYPIKSRKLLRVLQRTLSALAHWSAIFGETPYIPLLAFPFVKLFQNNQLICFEVVATVVVNFCQHWFEYFPNPPVNILSMVENILAHHDKELLQHLIKYSVTSQVYAWPLLETLFSEVLTREEWLKVFDNIFSNHPSYFLMIVVAYIICSRAPLLLCNQSQDFEYFFHHRNNLDINTVIKRAYHLMEATPPDIHPQRVLDDFMPLTKGQYPVFNKYPKFVVDYQTQERERIRQDEIEYLRERQLMHELEAKAQERKAEDEAFYRKQELLREAEEQRRKMVLEEEEKLAERRRRLAAVRRELKVKELQFLDASRRRFLKYQQDQRQMELKRLDDDIARKASMREQETAATLQDIEVQQMELESQRQLFEQRLIKDRETITQEMREERDDRQRKADLEDHIVQRWVETDREERQKAQMVAEENFTKAEQNCIDNAWRLQALQKLRRDDEEREKRYQEIAKLLHDNRVKEAELLKAMREAEEKKWEEVTWRKAQLEEEQKAAAAADEHRKQFLGDEMNDALELAEKLQGEDGCFERVRALRARHAERGVEFQQVPKSGNICLNDLSASQSSSHSKILTSLDRRQELARQERELMAEVRQLRQKLTARAQTRRPPARVSPTQWTT